Part of the Zea mays cultivar B73 chromosome 4, Zm-B73-REFERENCE-NAM-5.0, whole genome shotgun sequence genome is shown below.
ATGAGATTGTTGATACAGCATTGAAGAAACTGGAGGCTGAGGTCGGTCCTATATCTGGAGCTCCAAATATGAGTCGTGGAATTGTCAGTCGACTTACTGTTGGTGCCGAAGTTCAGAAACTTTGTGCTCAAGCAATAGATGCTATGGAATCATTGTTCTCGGGTGTATCTCCTGCTGGTTCAAGAATCCCGCGTATGTTTTGAACCCTTTATGTTTGACATTCACATATACAATTCGAATTGATTAATTGATCCATTCTTCCAATTTCAGGACCATGTATGGTACCACCAAATTTTGTGAAGTTTGAAGCTATAACCCAAACATCTGTCATGGTATTTTTGGATTTGGTTCACTATCCTATGCTTGCCCAAGAGGCAACTTCATTTAATATATGGCACCGAATGGCTGTTACTGAAGCTTACCTGACAAATCCGACTGGCATAATACTTCCCCCATCGAAAAAATTACCTGTCACTGGGCTTGCACCGGCTACAAGCTATATCTTTAAGATTATTGCTTTCAAAAACTCAATCGAGTTGGGTTCATGGGAAATTAGAACGAAGACAAGCTATCAAAAGGATGATCCAAGGGGTTCAATGCCAGGTGGTACTAGACTAGGACATAATAGTGAGAGCCTGAAGGCAAACAGTGATGGCCAGTCTGATCCTTCCTCAGAGGGTGTGGACTCAAACAATAATACTGCTGTTTATGCTGATCTAAACAAGTCCCCTGAAAGTGATTTTGAGTACTGTGAAAATCCTGAGATCCTAGATTCAGATAAAGCGTCTCGTCGCCTCAGCGAACACATCGATGACTTGCAAAATATACAGATGGCTGCAGATAGGGTAACAGAAGTCACTGAGCTGGAAGAATCGCCTGGGCTCTCAGCCTCAGCCTTGGATGAGGAACCCAACGCTTGTGTTCAAGCAGTGCTTCTCAGGGAGCCAAACCCACTAGGACACAATCAAAGAACTGTAGTTCCTAGATCACAGCATGCATCTAATGTACTGGGTGGAAATGAGTTGGTGATTGTTGGACCTCGATATGCTGGTTCTGTGCCACCCATTGCAACAAGAGGTCTGGAAAACAGCAAGGAGAGCGGTGGAAGGGGCTTCAAACCCAAACCTTGTAACAACATTTTCCAAAATGGCTCTTCAAAGCCTGAAAGGGAACCGGGCAATTCGTCAAACAAAAGAACAGCTGGTAAAACGGAGGACCTTGGTCACAAGGATAGTTCATCTGAAGTGTCCTACGAGTACTGTGTAAGGGTGGTCAGGTGGCTGGAGTGCGAGGGCTACATCGAGACAAACTTCAgggtgaagtttctcacatggttTAGCCTGCGTGCCACCCCGCAGGAGAGAAAGATAGTCGGTGTCTATGTGGATACCCTTATTGAGGACCCTGTCAGCCTTTCTGGCCAGCTCGTTGACAGCTTCTCGGAGGCGGTATATAGCAAAAAGCGGACGCCTTCTGGTTTCTGCATGGACCTGTGGCATTGAAGCACCACAAGCACCTACCGTTTGCTTTGTAGGGAGCACACATTCGGGCCCATTCTTTTGTTGCAGATCGTTGCATTGATTCTTCATTGGAAATTTCGCTGAAGTATTTGACTTGCACATCTTCATTGAAACTTAACTTTTCAATGACAGTAGGTTAAGTTAATGGGcaatttctttttttctttttccgttCTTTACATTTGCTCCATAGTAGGTTACCGTGCTATCATCTGTACCGTCCATGTTAACCTTAGAGCATCAATGAGCCGCATCGTTCGGTCAGCCTGGGGCATAGTGGATTTTGTGGCGTGTGGCTGCTCGAAGGATGATTGTCAGGCTGGACCAGGAATGCGCCTTTCTGTGGGATGAAGCAGATTCGTATGGACGTTGTCAGTGAAATGGTTGTGCTGTACCTGGGGTTTTGCATTTTCTTGCTGactttgttgggaatgggaggaaTGACGTTTAAGATGCAGAATGTCTGCCTTATTAATTAATCTTATGTTGACTCATACTTCTCTATCAACTGCGTTTATGGTTCGCTGGTGTTCTGTCTGAGGGCCTCCGGTTTTGTGTTGCGCCTGTTTGAATTCCATTCCAGTGCACTGACACTGTACATGGCCACTGTAGTTTGGTTTTCATCATTGAATGCGTGCTTGCGGCTTGGTGTATGGGCTATGGTGCTGATGCCCACCGAATGCACATCTTCGTACTACATGCGTGGAAAGCTCTACCATGATGTTTTGCCAGGCACAAAAGAATTTCCATTCCTGATGAACTGACAAACATGAGAGACAGTAGCAGGGTGCAACCCCTCCCCTGATTCACACACACACACGAAAAAACTTGTTCTTGGTTTACAGGTTGATGGTTAATCTAAGCGTCAAACATAATGGCCAGGCATGCATAAAAAGCTTCCAGGCTAAGCTGGTGGTATAAATGTTTACAGAAGATGTATAGAACAGCAACATATTCCAGTGGGAAGCAGTTATATGTAGACATTGTGGCCCTCGTCTCATGCATGTTACATGGCAAATGATGCTCCTCCCTTCAGTCTTCCCTCGCTCAGAATGTCAACCAGGTCATTATCCAACCGCAAATCCTGCAGTAGTCACAGCCTTTTTAACACACCGGAGATGGAAATGACGCGCGGTGCTGATTAGCTAGATTTACCTTGTTGCTCGCTGAACGGTGATGAGCTTGATCCATGGAATGAGGgagcgaggaagaagacgagggaTACTCGGACGGCGAGACGACGCGGTGCAGGCGGACCAGCTCGGGCATGACGACGGTTTCCAGGTCCGGCCGGTCCCTGCGCCGCATCTCGCAGCACTTGAGCGCGAGCTCGGCGAACGCCTGCGCCTCGGGCACCGGCCAGCCGGCCACGTTGCCGTCCAGGAGGTCGGGGAACGTGCCCTCCTCCAGCGCGTCCGAGACGGCGTACGCCAGCCCCATGGGCTCCCGGGCGGTGACCATCTGGAGGAGGATGACGCCGAGCGCGTACACGTCGGACTTGGTGCACAGCAGCCCCGTCTTCTGGTACTCCGGGTCGATGTAGCAGAAGGTGCCGGCGGCCGCCGTCTCCCGGTACTGCGTGGCGGCGCCGTCCACGTCCACGGCGCGCGGGATGATGCGCGCCAGCCCGACGTCGCCGATCTTGGCCGCGAAGGCGGCGTCCAGCAGGATGTTGCCCGGCTTGAGGTCGCGGTGCACGAACGCCTCGGGCCTCATCTTGTGCAGGTACAGCAGCCCGCTCGCGATCTCCACGGCCACCCTGAACCGCAGCCGCCACGGCAGCGGCGCCGTGCCGCCGCGGCAGAAGAGCCGGTCCTCCAGGctcccgttcggcatgtactcgtACACCAGGCAGCCGTACACCGGGCACGCCCCCACCAGGCGCACCATGTTCGGGTGACGGATGTTGTTCAGCAGCTCAACCTgccgacgccgccgccgccgacggtttcTCCATAAAACAAACAAAAAATGCGAAACAACCAAATGCGTGCATGCGAATGCAatgcaacagaacagggctcgtAGTAGTTTAGTACGTACCTCCTGTCGAAACTGCTTCAGTCCCTGCGTCACATTAGAGTAGAGGATCTTGACGGCCACGAGAGTGTCGTCAAGCGTGGCCTTGTAGACCGGCCCATACCCTCCTTCCCCGATCTTGAGCTCATCGGCGAAATGGTTGGTCGCGTTCGCGATATCGTCCGCGGTGAATATCCTGCACTCGAGCCTGGTAGGCAGGCACTCCAGCATCCTCTTGGTCTCGATCGGCCTCGGCAGGGCCCTGAGCTTCAGGTCGAGCTTGCGAGCCTCTTCCGGAGTAGCCGACGACGACCCGCCCCTGCTGTCGTCCCTAGGCGAGCAAATCGGCGGCCAGCGCCTCAAGATCGGATGGATGATGTCCTGCGAGTCGTAGTCTGCGAACTCCTCTCCACGCTGATGAGGTAGAGTGTCCAGGCTCGAAGGCTTATGCTTCGGGCCGATTGCTGACTGAGAACACGCTTCTGCTTCTGCTTCTGcttctgccgccgccgccgcctccggtcT
Proteins encoded:
- the LOC100501180 gene encoding U-box domain-containing protein 52-like isoform X2; protein product: MSYTFPTQPIVAPAKKKDARKDAADAAERHCSPLPSREHGRAAVAVDGDRGSQYALKWAADNILSRARPFFLVHVRRKPTFLQGPGGKQFAISHVQDDIPADLHAQMDLQAKDLMIPFQCFCSRRGLQCREIILDGTDVSKAIVDFVATNKVDKLVLGSASRNAFTRTIWKLDVPTSVTKSAPSFCSVYVIAKGKISSFRPATYANETSGSRGDPEPDHPPGNSLPVGEPAHNKPENGHGGISRPIPVRASTPTHGGSSDEPPTEDGGSFMSSDQTASSSCPSGGSLNDVDQHGYSPLSPTDEDEAELSLFRIERKQQQQQDGDTDTLPWNYHAEGLSEQREMGRTPESSHRNRPEAAAAAEAEAEAEACSQSAIGPKHKPSSLDTLPHQRGEEFADYDSQDIIHPILRRWPPICSPRDDSRGGSSSATPEEARKLDLKLRALPRPIETKRMLECLPTRLECRIFTADDIANATNHFADELKIGEGGYGPVYKATLDDTLVAVKILYSNVTQGLKQFRQEVELLNNIRHPNMVRLVGACPVYGCLVYEYMPNGSLEDRLFCRGGTAPLPWRLRFRVAVEIASGLLYLHKMRPEAFVHRDLKPGNILLDAAFAAKIGDVGLARIIPRAVDVDGAATQYRETAAAGTFCYIDPEYQKTGLLCTKSDVYALGVILLQMVTAREPMGLAYAVSDALEEGTFPDLLDGNVAGWPVPEAQAFAELALKCCEMRRRDRPDLETVVMPELVRLHRVVSPSEYPSSSSSLPHSMDQAHHRSASNKDLRLDNDLVDILSEGRLKGGASFAM
- the LOC100501180 gene encoding U-box domain-containing protein 52-like, with translation MSYTFPTQPIVAPAKKKDARKDAADAAERHCSPLPSREHGRAAVAVDGDRGSQYALKWAADNILSRARPFFLVHVRRKPTFLQGPGGKQFAISHVQDDIPADLHAQMDLQAKDLMIPFQCFCSRRGLQCREIILDGTDVSKAIVDFVATNKVDKLVLGSASRNAFTRTIWKLDVPTSVTKSAPSFCSVYVIAKGKISSFRPATYANETSGSRGDPEPDHPPGNSLPVGEPAHNKPENGHGGISRPIPVRASTPTHGGSSDEPPTEDGGSFMSSDQTASSSCPSGGSLNDVDQHGYSPLSPTDEDEAELSLFRIERKQQQQQDGDTDTLPWNYHAEGLSREMGRTPESSHRNRPEAAAAAEAEAEAEACSQSAIGPKHKPSSLDTLPHQRGEEFADYDSQDIIHPILRRWPPICSPRDDSRGGSSSATPEEARKLDLKLRALPRPIETKRMLECLPTRLECRIFTADDIANATNHFADELKIGEGGYGPVYKATLDDTLVAVKILYSNVTQGLKQFRQEVELLNNIRHPNMVRLVGACPVYGCLVYEYMPNGSLEDRLFCRGGTAPLPWRLRFRVAVEIASGLLYLHKMRPEAFVHRDLKPGNILLDAAFAAKIGDVGLARIIPRAVDVDGAATQYRETAAAGTFCYIDPEYQKTGLLCTKSDVYALGVILLQMVTAREPMGLAYAVSDALEEGTFPDLLDGNVAGWPVPEAQAFAELALKCCEMRRRDRPDLETVVMPELVRLHRVVSPSEYPSSSSSLPHSMDQAHHRSASNKDLRLDNDLVDILSEGRLKGGASFAM
- the LOC100501180 gene encoding U-box domain-containing protein 52-like isoform X1: MSYTFPTQPIVAPAKKKDARKDAADAAERHCSPLPSREHGRAAVAVDGDRGSQYALKWAADNILSRARPFFLVHVRRKPTFLQGPGGKQFAISHVQDDIPADLHAQMDLQAKDLMIPFQCFCSRRGLQCREIILDGTDVSKAIVDFVATNKVDKLVLGSASRNAFTRTIWKLDVPTSVTKSAPSFCSVYVIAKGKISSFRPATYANETSGSRGDPEPDHPPGNSLPVGEPAHNKPENGHGGISRPIPVRASTPTHGGSSDEPPTEDGGSFMSSDQTASSSCPSGGSLNDVDQHGYSPLSPTDEDEAELSLFRIERKQQQQQDGDTDTLPWNYHAEGLSREMGRTPESSHRNRPEAAAAAEAEAEAEACSQSAIGPKHKPSSLDTLPHQRGEEFADYDSQDIIHPILRRWPPICSPRDDSRGGSSSATPEEARKLDLKLRALPRPIETKRMLECLPTRLECRIFTADDIANATNHFADELKIGEGGYGPVYKATLDDTLVAVKILYSNVTQGLKQFRQEVRTKLLRALFCCIAFACTHLVVSHFLFVLWRNRRRRRRRQVELLNNIRHPNMVRLVGACPVYGCLVYEYMPNGSLEDRLFCRGGTAPLPWRLRFRVAVEIASGLLYLHKMRPEAFVHRDLKPGNILLDAAFAAKIGDVGLARIIPRAVDVDGAATQYRETAAAGTFCYIDPEYQKTGLLCTKSDVYALGVILLQMVTAREPMGLAYAVSDALEEGTFPDLLDGNVAGWPVPEAQAFAELALKCCEMRRRDRPDLETVVMPELVRLHRVVSPSEYPSSSSSLPHSMDQAHHRSASNKDLRLDNDLVDILSEGRLKGGASFAM
- the LOC100502265 gene encoding VIN3-like protein 2 isoform X1, whose amino-acid sequence is MDPPRGGQRPSSPTTSTVSPPTSPARPLVRPVGLRARGRGRLGRCGAGFSVRVPYASRFHGALRPSSPPQSSLPANPRFIVHARRLAVPALQIAGRGPVIDPAKCRLMSVDEKRELVRDLSKSPESAPDRLQSWTRREIVEILCSDLGRERKYTGLSKQRMLDYLFRLVSGKSSGPVEHVQEKEKGREKGKEREKESIPEPNTTNHHQSPAKRPRKSDNPSRLPIITNNSAASDVTGPTNNSRFCQNVACRAILRDNFCRRCSCCICFSYDDNKDPSLWLSCSSDQHLQKDTCGFSCHLECALKDERTGILQSGQCKKLDGGYYCTRCWKQNDLLGSWKKQLVIAKDARRLDVLCHRIYLSHKILVSTEKYLVLHEIVDTALKKLEAEVGPISGAPNMSRGIVSRLTVGAEVQKLCAQAIDAMESLFSGVSPAGSRIPRPCMVPPNFVKFEAITQTSVMVFLDLVHYPMLAQEATSFNIWHRMAVTEAYLTNPTGIILPPSKKLPVTGLAPATSYIFKIIAFKNSIELGSWEIRTKTSYQKDDPRGSMPGGTRLGHNSESLKANSDGQSDPSSEGVDSNNNTAVYADLNKSPESDFEYCENPEILDSDKASRRLSEHIDDLQNIQMAADRVTEVTELEESPGLSASALDEEPNACVQAVLLREPNPLGHNQRTVVPRSQHASNVLGGNELVIVGPRYAGSVPPIATRGLENSKESGGRGFKPKPCNNIFQNGSSKPEREPGNSSNKRTAGKTEDLGHKDSSSEVSYEYCVRVVRWLECEGYIETNFRVKFLTWFSLRATPQERKIVGVYVDTLIEDPVSLSGQLVDSFSEAVYSKKRTPSGFCMDLWH
- the LOC100502265 gene encoding VIN3-like protein 2 yields the protein MDPPRGGPVIDPAKCRLMSVDEKRELVRDLSKSPESAPDRLQSWTRREIVEILCSDLGRERKYTGLSKQRMLDYLFRLVSGKSSGPVEHVQEKEKGREKGKEREKESIPEPNTTNHHQSPAKRPRKSDNPSRLPIITNNSAASDVTGPTNNSRFCQNVACRAILRDNFCRRCSCCICFSYDDNKDPSLWLSCSSDQHLQKDTCGFSCHLECALKDERTGILQSGQCKKLDGGYYCTRCWKQNDLLGSWKKQLVIAKDARRLDVLCHRIYLSHKILVSTEKYLVLHEIVDTALKKLEAEVGPISGAPNMSRGIVSRLTVGAEVQKLCAQAIDAMESLFSGVSPAGSRIPRPCMVPPNFVKFEAITQTSVMVFLDLVHYPMLAQEATSFNIWHRMAVTEAYLTNPTGIILPPSKKLPVTGLAPATSYIFKIIAFKNSIELGSWEIRTKTSYQKDDPRGSMPGGTRLGHNSESLKANSDGQSDPSSEGVDSNNNTAVYADLNKSPESDFEYCENPEILDSDKASRRLSEHIDDLQNIQMAADRVTEVTELEESPGLSASALDEEPNACVQAVLLREPNPLGHNQRTVVPRSQHASNVLGGNELVIVGPRYAGSVPPIATRGLENSKESGGRGFKPKPCNNIFQNGSSKPEREPGNSSNKRTAGKTEDLGHKDSSSEVSYEYCVRVVRWLECEGYIETNFRVKFLTWFSLRATPQERKIVGVYVDTLIEDPVSLSGQLVDSFSEAVYSKKRTPSGFCMDLWH